The following coding sequences lie in one Anguilla rostrata isolate EN2019 chromosome 8, ASM1855537v3, whole genome shotgun sequence genomic window:
- the si:dkeyp-68b7.12 gene encoding uncharacterized protein si:dkeyp-68b7.12, producing MRRGRRKGATKDKVFGCDLLEHLAASSQEIPQVLRSCSEFIEEYGIVDGIYRLSGVSSNTQKLRAEFDVEGVPDLTKEVYRQDIHCVSSLCKAYFRELPNPLLTYQLYDKFADAVAVQLEEERLVKIKEVLKDLPLPHYRTLEYLMRHLVKMATFASQTNMHARNLAIVWAPNLLRSKDIEATGLNGTAAFMEVRVQSIVVEFILTHVSQVFSSPGHTPERRQSLPSPSIMSNQEEPFFRAIPLNVPSALGPGNGPPAMRSYHAIIEGTDKRKGSLKGRKWKSIFNLGGRLQDPRRKNKSPCKEKEQGSLRPAKSMDSLSSLPYMPEGTRQHPSLSPLTQPSPTLGREAGSTGGVLGGAVGGASSGYAVTYRRGGGACVSVVSGGGVQGTYSRLDSGEANEGSLPPQPRSPGITSRAERRAGMHISGPFSVTVPLHITSGLALGVLQGGGHKEEGGAQREEDGAHKEEGGAHREEDGAHKGEGGAHREEGGAHREEGGAHREEGGANKEEGGSHREANGGSHAEEGREGRTAEERKRDKSREDEVEGKKTEVNRSEEGSGEEGRGEEGTTEGFLVEETEPEEEALAEEDQDYMDMRRVFPLEDSQLPLDFQDTFGFLDLMDSSAYNQANEFSVEPPCYEEEDDYEGEFGYQGDAPSIVTLELPAQLPLTHRPLTSDPHGHPCKSHSLPYQSRPFQPALSSTSSSEDEEDEEEGSDEEDMLFYSLPSSLQFHVTKGGEEDAHKMADADARPAAGLPAQQELNTNASTSRSINAISSVNASGQSEGELDGVDGDWLVVLAKPGEIGDDGTEEEDSLELKKKMEEEGETPENTASGESVQAVALTDTNGLGCGEGESGFAVSEDQEEYEDHCGPEQRERDHTAEHSATEQSERDHAAEHSATELSERDHTAEHRATEQSERDHTAEHSATECKERDHAAEHHAREQSKGDHTAEPSTTEHKERDHAVEHNATECKERDHAAEHSATEQSKGDHTAEPSTTEHKERAHVAEHSTTEPKERDHTAEQTPTEHSERDHAAEPSTTEHKERDHAAAHSTTEPKERDHTAEQTPTEHSERDHAAEPSTTEHKERDHADAHSAREQNERDHTAEHPEPKERDHAAELSTTEHRERLHNDTGPESTAESHHGSPEDPEGCHGDSVSGTKAAAELMECSESPEPCPLPLPEPPWGPHTCAHLFPEPPTTTPGEQEDTCREEGGERELEGGREGGGEDNTESHNQLDVQEKEKRKEKREESQERKVTSGGPEEGRGERDLRTEGENVQKHEAQVNERERDEERSKGGEEDRGQGATQGRSAREEGRREGRSPVVGPSVARKLVRSKQVTPKLHQARAVPVVPPKPQLCKLTALSLRQQRERERGREGAGDRDGERAPTGDGEKEEQRRGEAEREKGGEGEEENQGEVERLGEDGRSVEKETKRNSGVSVCFDVAVARATERRGRERERGKDGQVDGRRGAEKD from the exons atgAGGAGAGGACGCAGGAAAGGGGCCACCAAGGACAAGGTGTTCGGCTGTGACCTGCTGGAACACCTGGCCGCTTCCAGCCAGGAGA ttCCTCAGGTCTTGCGATCTTGCAGTGAGTTCATTGAGGAGTACGGCATTGTGGATGGAATTTACCGGTTATCTGGGGTTTcatcaaacacacagaaactgaG ggCGGAGTTTGACGTTGAAGGAGTCCCAGACCTCACTAAAGAAGTGTACCGGCAGGATATCCACTGCGTGAGCTCCCTGTGCAAGGCCTACTTCAGAGAACTGCCCAACCCGCTGCTCACTTACCAGCTCTACGACAAGTTCGCT gaTGCAGTGGCTGTTCAGCTGGAGGAGGAAAGacttgtgaaaataaaagaggTGCTGAAAGACCTGCCTCTCCCCCATTACAG GACCCTAGAGTATCTGATGCGTCACTTGGTGAAGATGGCCACTTTCGCCTCGCAGACTAACATGCACGCCAGGAACCTGGCTATCGTATGGGCACCCAACCTcctcag ATCGAAGGACATCGAGGCGACGGGGCTGAACGGCACTGCGGCCTTCATGGAGGTGCGCGTGCAGTCCATCGTGGTGGAGTTCATCCTCACACACGTCAGCCAGGTCTTCTCCAGCCCAG GCCACACCCCCGAGAGAAGGCagtccctcccctctccctcgaTCATGTCCAATCAGGAGGAGCCTTTTTTCAGAGCGATCCCACTGAACGTTCCGAGCGCGCTCGGCCCCGGGAACGGCCCCCCTGCCATGCGGTCGTATCACGCCATCATCGAGGGAACCGACAA GAGGAAGGGGTCTCTGAAGGGCAGGAAGTGGAAGTCAATCTTCAATCTGGGAGGAAGACTCCAGGACCCCAGAAGGAAGAACAAAAGCCCCTGCAAAG AGAAAGAACAGGGCAGTCTGAGGCCAGCCAAAAGTATGGACTCCCTCAGTTCTCTGCCCTATATGCCGGAAG GTACCAGACAgcacccttccctctctcccctaaCCCAGCCCTCTCCAACCCTGGGCAGGGAGGCGGGGTCTACGGGCGGGGTcctgggcggggcagtgggtgGGGCGAGCAGCGGGTACGCGGTGACGTaccggcggggcgggggggcctgCGTGAGCGTGGTCAGCGGAGGCGGGGTGCAGGGGACGTACAGCAGGCTGGATTCCGGAGAGGCCAACGAGGGcagcctgcccccccagccccgatCGCCGGGCATCACCAGCCGGGCGGAACGCCGCGCCGGAATGCACATCTCGGGGCCCTTCTCCGTCACCGTGCCGCTCCACATCACCTCCGGCCTCGCCCTGGGCGTGCTGCAGGGCGGGGGCCacaaggaggagggaggggcccaGAGGGAGGAGGACGGGGCCCACAAAGAAGAGGGTGGGGCCCACAGGGAGGAGGACGGGGCCCACAAAGGAGAAGGTGGGGCCcacagggaggagggtggggcccacagggaggagggcggagcccacagggaggagggcggggccaacAAAGAAGAGGGTGGGTCCCACAGGGAGGCAAATGGTGGGTCTCATGCAGAGGAAGGCAGGGAAGGGAGGACAgcggaagagagaaagagggacaagAGCAgggaggatgaagtggagggaaagaaaacaGAGGTGAACAGGTCAGAGGAGGGCAGTGGAGAGGAAGgcaggggagaggaagggacgACGGAGGGTTTCTTGGTGGAGGAGACAGAGCCAGAGGAGGAAGCTCTCGCTGAAGAGGACCAGGACTATATGG ATATGAGAAGGGTATTTCCCCTAGAGGACTCGCAGCTCCCTCTAGACTTCCAGGACACGTTTGGTTTCCTTGACCTCATGGACAGCAGTGCCTACAaccag GCGAATGAATTCTCAGTGGAGCCCCCTTGCtatgaggaggaggatgacTATGAAGGAGAGTTCGGTTACCAAGGAGACGCCCCCTCCATTGTGACCTTAGAGCTCCCGGCTCAGCTCCCCCTGACTCACAGACCTCTGACCTCCGACCCCCACGGGCATCCCTGTAAGTCTCACAGCCTGCCTTACCAGTCCCGCCCCTTCcagcctgctctctcctccacttcctcctcagAGGACGAAGAAGACGAAGAGGAGGGAAGCGACGAAGAGGACATGTTGTTCTACAGTCTGCCCTCTAGTCTGCAGTTCCATGTGACGAAGGGGGGTGAGGAAGACGCGCACAAAATGGCGGACGCTGATGCCCGTCCTGCTGCAGGCTTACCTGCACAACAAGAGCTGAACACCAATGCCAGCACCAGCCGCAGCATCAATGCCATCAGCAGTGTCAAtgcctctggccaatcagagggtGAACTGGATGGCGTGGATGGCGATTGGCTGGTGGTTCTGGCCAAACCTGGGGAGATTGGGGACGATGGCACAGAAGAAGAGGACAGCCTGGAACTGAAGAAGAagatggaggaagagggagagactcCTGAAAATACAGCCAGTGGAGAAAGTGTCCAGGCAGTTGCCCTGACAGACACAAATGGTCTCGG ATGTGGCGAGGGAGAATCTGGCTTTGCAGTAAGTGAAGATCAAGAGGAATATGAAGATCACTGTGGcccagagcagagggagagagaccatACAGCTGAACACAGTgccacagagcagagtgagagagaccatGCAGCTGAACACAGTGCCACAgagctgagtgagagagaccatACAGCTGAACACCGTgccacagagcagagtgagagagaccatACAGCTGAACACAGTGCCACAGAATGCAAAGAGAGAGACCATGCAGCTGAACACCATGCCAGAGAGCAGAGCAAGGGAGACCATACAGCTGAACCCAGCACCACAGAgcacaaagagagagaccacGCAGTTGAACACAATGCCACAGAATGCAAAGAGAGAGACCACGCAGCTGAACACAGTGCCACAGAGCAGAGCAAGGGAGACCATACAGCTGAACCCAGCACCACAGAGCACAAAGAGAGAGCCCACGTAGCTGAACACAGCACCACAGAACCCAAAGAGAGAGACCACACGGCTGAACAGACTCCCACAgagcacagtgagagagaccaTGCAGCTGAACCCAGCACCACAGAgcacaaagagagagaccatgcagctgcacacagcaccacagaaCCCAAAGAGAGAGACCACACGGCTGAACAGACTCCCACAgagcacagtgagagagaccaTGCAGCTGAACCCAGCACCACAGAgcacaaagagagagaccacgcagatgcacacagtGCCAGAGAGCAGAATGAGAGAGACCACACAGCTGAACATCCAGAACCCAAAGAGAGAGACCACGCAGCTGAACTCAGcaccacagagcacagagagagactgcacaATGACACTGGGCCAGAGAGCACAGCCGAGAGTCACCACGGAAGCCCGGAGGACCCAgagggttgccatggtgactcAGTGAGCGGAACCAAAGCGGCAGCAGAATTGATGGAGTGCAGTGAGAGCCCCGAGCCCTGTCCTCTGCCCCTCCCAGAACCCCCATGGGGGCCACACACCTGCGCTCACCTGTTTCCGGAACCACCCACTACTACACCTGGTGAGCAAGAGGACACCtgcagggaggaagggggagaaagagagctggagggtgggagagagggagggggagaggataATACAGAGAGCCACAACCAGCTAGATgtgcaggagaaagagaaaaggaaggaaaaaagggaGGAGAGCCAAGAAAGGAAGGTAACATCGGGAGGAccggaggaggggagaggagagagggatctcagaacagagggagagaatgtaCAGAAGCACGAGGCCCAGGTGaacgaaagagagagggatgaggagcGCAgtaagggaggagaggaagacagagggcAGGGGGCGACGCAGGGGAGGAGTGCCAGGgaggagggacggagggaggggagaTCTCCTGTCGTGGGGCCGAGCGTGGCCAGAAAGCTGGTTCGCTCCAAACAGGTCACGCCCAAACTGCACCAGGCCAGGGCCGTGCCCGTGGTCCCGCCCAAGCCGCAGCTCTGCAAACTGACCGCCCTCTCCCTGcgacagcagagagagagggagagagggagggagggagcgggggacAGGGACGGAGAGAGGGCGCCGACCGGAGACGGGGAgaaagaggagcagaggagaggagaggcggagagagaaaagggcggggagggggaggaggaaaacCAGGGCGAGGTGGAAAGATTGGGGGAGGACGGGAGAAGCGTGGAAAAGGAGACGAAGAGGAACAGCGGGGTCAGCGTGTGCTTCGATGTGGCTGTCGCCAGGgcgacagagaggagggggagagagagggagagaggaaaagacgGACAGGTGGATGGCAGGAGAGGGGCAGAAAAAGACTGA
- the LOC135260636 gene encoding zinc finger and SCAN domain-containing protein 2-like isoform X2, with translation MSYTRRSSCVAFQAQLSPILEILAQTAVAEINKLVDDGTTVLRLEMSQNQREIETLKRKVQSLERELRATQRTAESRGHPQPVIVPILDELRLTKRAERVFQQEWSFSLQSEREPAGVAQVDTPVQSRIMRNQSANMEQFRPEPVLIKEERLEEDLCYIDPQPTPGGEEQVTQPTPVEDGKKLDLEPTPAGDPEELSEQHRCEHGDEELSELEFVVKAEQEEEHVAQRLNQTGCEHSAGRLNNLDSEYVMYERDSQLWTSFTQEDSDLETDDPVCSNATEKFSQNLSIHTQIQHAPATIEVSGNTLSSFGPSYVEEFDKMREKPSVCSEELRSEAIHTQQGQYRERLVHTVERENQTLLPQQQQHGPSVKHMRGSESPAQPHSGSQYETGSTLSTSAFSAGKKGKTDGRADFGKKPYICVYCGKSFDRCSHLISHHRIHTGEKPYSCTQCGKCFSLKGNLVKHERVHSGYKPFGCAQCGKRFARGANLRAHERSHTGERPHRCTQCGKSFTQQRNLVVHQRIHAGVKPYSCV, from the exons ATGTCGTATACCAGAAGGTCTAGCTGTGTTGCGTTCCAGGCACAGTTATCTCCAATCCTGGAGATATTAGCCCAGACAGCGGTGGCAGAAATTAATAAACTTGTTGACGATGGGACAACAGTTTTACGTCTGGAAATGTCTCAGAATCAACGGGAGATTGAAACTCTGAAGAGAAAAGTACAGTCACTCGAGCGCGAGCTGCGGGCGACGCAGAGGACCGCAGAATCACGAGGACACCCGCAGCCTGTTATTGTTCCGATTTTGGATGAATTGCGATTAACTAAAAGAG CAGAGAGAGTCTTTCAGCAGGAGTGGAGCTTCAGTctgcagagtgaaagagaaCCTGCTGGTGTGGCACAGGTAGACACACCTGTGCAATCCAGGATCATGAGGAACcag TCTGCAAACATGGAGCAGTTCAGGCCTGAACCAGTTCTTATCAAGGAGGAGAGACTGGAAGAGGACTTGTGTTACATAGACCCACAGCCCAcacctggaggagaggaacaggtaACACAGCCCACACCTGTAGAAGATGGGAAGAAACTGGACCTGGAGCCCACACCTGCAGGAGACCCAGAGGAGCTGAGTGAGCAGCACAGGTGTGAACACGGTGATGAGGAGCTCAGTGAACTGGAGTTTGTGGTGAAGGCAGAGCAAGAGGAAGAGCATGTAGCCCAGAGACTCAATCAGACAGGATGTGAACACAGTGCAGGAAGACTCAACAATCTGGACTCTGAGTATGtaatgtatgagagagacagtcagCTGTGGACTTCCTTTACACAAGAGGACAGTGACTTAGAGACTGATGATCCAGTTTGTTCTAATGCTACAGAAAAGTTCTCACAGAATCTGTCaattcacacacagatacaacatGCTCCTGCCACCATAGAAGTCTCTGGAAACACACTGTCCTCTTTTGGGCCTTCATATGTTGAGGAGTTTGATAAGATGCGTGAGAAGCCGTCTGTTTGCAGTGAGGAGCTCAGATCAGAggccattcacacacagcagggtcagtacagagagagacttgtgcacacagtggagagagagaatcagacattactgccccagcagcagcaacatGGACCCTCAGTAAAACACATGAGAGGCAGCgagagcccagcccagccacaCTCAGGCTCTCAGTATGAGACCGGCTCTACTCTGAGTACCAGTGCTTTCAGTGCTGGGAAGAAGGGGAAGACTGATGGACGAGCTGACTTTGGAAAGAAACCGTACATTTGCGTATACTGTGGGAAGAGTTTTGATCGCTGCAGTCATCTCATCTCGCATCACCGCATTCACACGGGGGAGAAACCGTACAGCTGTACGCAGTGCGGGAAGTGCTTCAGCCTCAAAGGCAATCTTGTGAAGCACGAGAGGGTTCACAGCGGATACAAGCCATTTGGCTGCGCGCAGTGCGGGAAGAGATTTGCCCGGGGGGCTAACCTCAGGGCACACGAGAGGAGTCATACAGGAGAGAGACCACACCGCTGcacccagtgtgggaagagtttcaCTCAGCAGCGTAATCTCGTCGTGCACCAGAGGATTCACGCAGGAGTGAAACCGTACAGCTGTGTCTAG
- the LOC135260636 gene encoding zinc finger and SCAN domain-containing protein 2-like isoform X1, with the protein MSYTRRSSCVAFQAQLSPILEILAQTAVAEINKLVDDGTTVLRLEMSQNQREIETLKRKVQSLERELRATQRTAESRGHPQPVIVPILDELRLTKRAERVFQQEWSFSLQSEREPAGVAQVDTPVQSRIMRNQSANMEQFRPEPVLIKEERLEEDLCYIDPQPTPGGEEQVTQPTPAAEEQVTQPTLATEEQVTQPTPVEDGKKLDTEPTPAGDPEELSEQHRCEHSDEELSGLEFVVKAEQEEEHVAQRLNQTGCEHSAGRLNNLGSECVMYERDSQLWTSFTQEDNDIEIDDPVCSKPTEQCSQSQSIHTQLQHTHTIMDVPGSTLSSFGASYVEEFDKMSEKPSVCSEELRSEAIHTQQGQYRERLVHTVERENQTLLPQQQQQHGPSVTHMRGSESPAQPHSGCQYETDSTLSTSAFSAGNVGEADGQAECGRKPFVCIYCGKSFDCCSRLISHHRIHTGEKPFSCAHCGRCFNRKSNLVRHERIHSGNKPFGCTLCGKRFAWGPDLRAHHRSHTGERPYHCTYCGKSFARQCNLVVHRRIHTRVKLYSCV; encoded by the exons ATGTCGTATACCAGAAGGTCTAGCTGTGTTGCGTTCCAGGCACAGTTATCTCCAATCCTGGAGATATTAGCCCAGACAGCGGTGGCAGAAATTAATAAACTTGTTGACGATGGGACAACAGTTTTACGTCTGGAAATGTCTCAGAATCAACGGGAGATTGAAACTCTGAAGAGAAAAGTACAGTCACTCGAGCGCGAGCTGCGGGCGACGCAGAGGACCGCAGAATCACGAGGACACCCGCAGCCTGTTATTGTTCCGATTTTGGATGAATTGCGATTAACTAAAAGAG CAGAGAGAGTCTTTCAGCAGGAGTGGAGCTTCAGTctgcagagtgaaagagaaCCTGCTGGTGTGGCACAGGTAGACACACCTGTGCAATCCAGGATCATGAGGAACcag TCTGCAAACATGGAGCAGTTCAGGCCTGAACCAGTTCTTATCAAGGAGGAGAGACTGGAAGAGGACTTGTGTTACATAGACCCACAGCCCAcacctggaggagaggaacaggtaACACAGCCCACAC CTGCAGCAGAGGAACAGGTAACACAGCCCACACTTGCAACAGAGGAACAGGTAACACAGCCCACACCTGTAGAAGATGGGAAGAAACTGGACACAGAGCCCACACCTGCAGGAGACCCAGAGGAGCTGAGTGAGCAGCACAGGTGTGAACACAGTGATGAGGAGCTCAGTGGACTGGAGTTTGTGGTGAAGGCAGAGCAAGAGGAAGAGCATGTAGCCCAGAGACTCAATCAGACAGGATGTGAACACAGTGCAGGAAGACTCAACAATCTGGGCTCTGAGTGTGtaatgtatgagagagacagtcagCTGTGGACTTCCTTTACACAAGAGGACAATGACATAGAGATTGATGATCCCGTTTGTTCTAAACCTACAGAACAGTGCTCACAGAGTCAGTCAATTCACACACAGCTCCAACATACTCATACCATCATGGACGTCCCTGGAAGCACACTGTCCTCTTTTGGGGCTTCATATGTTGAGGAGTTTGATAAGATGAGTGAGAAGCCATCTGTTTGCAGTGAGGAGCTGAGATCAGAggccattcacacacagcagggtcagtacagagagagacttgtgcacacagtggagagagagaatcagacaTTGcttccccagcagcagcagcaacatgGACCCTCAGTAACACACATGAGAGGCAGCgagagcccagcccagccacaCTCAGGCTGTCAGTATGAGACCGACTCTACTCTGAGTACCAGTGCTTTCAGTGCTGGGAATGTTGGGGAGGCTGATGGACAAGCTGAATGTGGAAGGAAACCGTTCGTTTGCATATACTGTGGGAAGAGTTTTGATTGCTGTAGTCGTCTCATCTCGCATCACCGAATTCACACCGGGGAGAAACCGTTCAGCTGTGCACATTGCGGGAGGTGTTTCAATCGCAAAAGCAATCTTGTGCGACATGAGAGGATTCACAGCGGGAATAAACCATTTGGTTGCACACTCTGTGGAAAGAGATTTGCTTGGGGGCCCGACCTAAGAGCACACCACAGGAGTCATACAGGAGAGAGACCGTATCACTGCACCTACTGTGGGAAGAGTTTTGCTCGCCAGTGCAATCTTGTTGTGCACCGGAGGATTCACACGAGAGTGAAACTGTACAGCTGTGTCTAG